The following proteins are co-located in the Mus caroli chromosome 7, CAROLI_EIJ_v1.1, whole genome shotgun sequence genome:
- the LOC110298258 gene encoding kallikrein 1-related peptidase b3-like: MRFLILFLALSLGGIDAAPPVQSRVVGGFNCEKNSQPWHVAVYSYNNYSCGGVLLDPNWVITAAHCYNDNYEIWLGKNNLRQDEPSAQQRLVSKSFPHPGYNMSNPKNHIQHPEYDYSNDLMLLRLSKPADITDVVKPIALPTEEPKLGSTCLTSGWGSITPNKFKYPDDLQCVNLKLLPNKDCDKTREMKVTDVMLCAGDMDGGKDTCKGDSGGPLICDGVLQGIKSWGYFPCGILPSIYNKLVKFNTWIRDTMAKNT, translated from the exons ATGAGGTTCCTGATCCTGTTCCTAGCCCTGTCCCTAGGAGGGATTG ATGCTGCACCTCCTGTCCAGTCTCGTGTGGTTGGAGGATTTAACTGTGAGAAGAATTCCCAACCCTGGCATGTGGCTGTGTACAGCTACAACAACTATTCATGTGGAGGTGTTCTGTTGGACCCCAACTGGGTTATCACAGCTGCCCACTGCTATAACGA CAATTATGAGATTTGGCTGGGCAAAAACAACTTACGCCAGGATGAACCCTCTGCTCAGCAGCGCCTTGTCAGTAAAAGCTTCCCTCACCCTGGCTACAACATGAGCAACCCTAAGAACCACATACAACATCCTGAGTATGACTACAGCAATGACCTAATGCTGCTCCGCCTCAGCAAGCCTGCTGACATCACAGATGTTGTGAAGCCCATCGCCCTTCCCACTGAGGAGCCCAAACTGGGGAGCACATGCCTTACCTCAGGCTGGGGCAGCATTACACCTAACAAAT TCAAATATCCAGATGATCTCCAATGTGTGAACCTCAAGCTCCTGCCTAATAAGGACTGTGACAAAACGCGTGAAATGAAGGTGACAGATGTCATGCTGTGTGCAGGAGATATGGATGGAGGCAAAGACACTTGCAAG GGTGACTCAGGAGGCCCACTGATCTGTGATGGTGTTCTCCAAGGTATCAAATCATGGGGTTATTTTCCATGTGGCATATTACCAAGCATCTACAACAAACTTGTTAAATTCAACACCTGGATAAGAGACACTATGGCAAAAAACACCTGA